The following coding sequences lie in one Pseudomonadota bacterium genomic window:
- a CDS encoding ABC transporter substrate-binding protein, with product MAAARAGYGSIIGPQALVAALLIGGLTACSAGNFDKQPCKADGSCAAALGAGYFCGSGGFCERPAASAPGVCEGTIPIKILHDNSGPLKEVGRSYWKGEIDFLREVNDAGGVRGCKFDVDSFDYAYAVDKATEQYAAWSADTATWERVVAVLGFGTGDTLALGPKLAEDKKLMISGSWVGKVASPKEVFWDIKDVPSINESFVETLQDQRLGSTGFPYNFFVGTDYSNSIRAAVDYIAREATAAGADRIGFFHCSAGYCTEPLPAGQTYAKKAGLALGRNLKIELSYVPDAGYAGTAEEFMQAKVDTLVHDYFVKEAEQVKATGGTYKPVSWVWIANTNPSAFRMGKALQKVRDDVTTTGAFDGTLKEHFANVKSISNVWGYDEFTIRDCKRNRDTAPPDAWCVDHFLGVLPMAVYGGTAAGMAELERVHNKWRAADSQLPETDPISDATTGATARAYQDVQYVKGYTSAMLLTRGLERLVDQKDRPISGENLKAALETGVPISTDGLTPQLKYTEDDHRPQASAKIYKIDNAGAFAQVGTERTIVFQAQSLGW from the coding sequence ATGGCAGCTGCGCGCGCAGGATACGGCAGCATCATCGGACCGCAGGCCCTCGTCGCGGCCCTCTTGATTGGCGGACTCACTGCCTGTTCCGCGGGCAACTTCGACAAGCAGCCCTGTAAGGCTGACGGCTCCTGCGCAGCCGCGCTCGGCGCGGGCTACTTCTGCGGATCGGGGGGCTTCTGCGAACGGCCTGCGGCCAGCGCGCCCGGCGTCTGCGAGGGCACGATCCCGATCAAGATCCTCCACGACAACAGCGGTCCGCTGAAAGAGGTCGGGCGCTCCTACTGGAAGGGCGAGATCGACTTCCTACGCGAGGTCAACGACGCCGGCGGCGTTCGCGGCTGTAAGTTCGACGTCGACAGCTTCGACTATGCCTACGCGGTGGATAAGGCGACCGAGCAGTACGCCGCCTGGTCGGCCGATACGGCCACCTGGGAAAGGGTCGTGGCGGTGCTGGGCTTTGGTACGGGCGACACGCTGGCCCTCGGCCCCAAGCTAGCCGAAGATAAGAAGCTCATGATCTCGGGAAGCTGGGTCGGAAAGGTGGCCTCGCCGAAGGAGGTCTTCTGGGACATCAAGGACGTTCCCTCGATCAATGAGAGCTTCGTCGAGACGCTGCAAGACCAGCGTCTCGGTAGCACCGGCTTCCCCTACAATTTCTTTGTAGGCACGGACTACTCCAACAGCATCCGCGCGGCGGTCGACTACATCGCCCGCGAGGCCACCGCGGCCGGCGCTGATCGCATCGGCTTCTTCCACTGCAGCGCCGGCTACTGCACCGAGCCGCTCCCCGCGGGCCAGACCTACGCCAAGAAGGCGGGCTTGGCCCTCGGCCGCAACCTCAAGATCGAGCTCAGCTACGTTCCTGACGCGGGCTACGCGGGCACGGCCGAGGAGTTCATGCAGGCCAAGGTGGACACGCTGGTGCATGACTACTTCGTCAAGGAGGCGGAGCAGGTCAAGGCGACCGGCGGCACCTACAAGCCCGTGAGCTGGGTCTGGATCGCGAATACCAATCCGAGCGCCTTCCGAATGGGTAAGGCGCTGCAGAAGGTGCGGGACGACGTCACCACCACCGGGGCTTTCGACGGTACGCTCAAGGAGCATTTCGCCAACGTCAAGTCGATCAGCAACGTCTGGGGCTACGACGAGTTCACGATCAGGGATTGCAAGAGGAACCGCGACACCGCCCCGCCCGATGCCTGGTGCGTCGATCACTTCCTCGGCGTGCTGCCGATGGCCGTATATGGCGGCACCGCAGCCGGGATGGCCGAGCTCGAGCGGGTTCATAACAAGTGGCGCGCGGCAGACAGCCAGCTTCCCGAGACCGATCCGATCAGTGACGCGACCACAGGGGCGACCGCTCGGGCATACCAGGATGTGCAGTACGTCAAGGGCTACACCTCGGCGATGCTGCTGACGCGCGGCCTCGAGCGTCTCGTCGACCAGAAGGACCGTCCGATCAGCGGCGAGAACTTGAAGGCGGCGCTCGAGACGGGTGTGCCGATCTCCACCGACGGTCTGACGCCGCAGCTCAAGTACACCGAGGACGACCATCGGCCCCAGGCCTCCGCAAAGATCTACAAGATCGACAACGCCGGCGCCTTCGCGCAGGTCGGCACGGAGCGGACGATCGTGTTTCAGGCGCAGTCGCTCGGTTGGTAG
- the pepF gene encoding oligoendopeptidase F: MTSLEAAKGGPPSRKREAIDARYRWDLSAIFSDWSAWETGCSALEAQLGEYGGLSGTLSQGPAALLQALELADSIGQLAYRVWYYPGLMFDQDQRENAIDARRQRAQWLLARSSEASAWFNPELLTIPRATLEGWLTEQAPLQRYRFALFEVYRQQEHVLDQAGEQLLALGTQLASAPDEAYAALATADMRFPTLRLSTGEEAVITPGRYRALLAQSRDQGDRAAAFRAHYGCYEPQLNTYAALYRGVLERDWFQARARRHRSTLHAALHGNDIPPAVVENLIATTRAHVAPLQRYHRLRRATLGLPRYFLYDGAVALVADEGVYRYDEAVEQIIDSVAPLGAAYCSRMREAFSGGWIDVYENEGKRAGAYSAPVYGVHPYMLLNYNDTLDDVFTLAHEMGHALHTLLAHEHQPFVYSSYTIFIAEVASTLNEGLLLQHLLRTRSTPSERVVLLQRAIDGICGTFYTQVLFADFELQAHQRLERGEALTAEVLNASYRELLQHYYGDAIDHDERYALTWARIPHLYRSPYYVYQYATCFASSAQLLTALLPAAGEDAPQGAAERYLNLLRAGGSDQPMLLLRRAGVDLAEADAVQAVPRRLDALIDLLEQELRQLAAA; the protein is encoded by the coding sequence ATGACGAGCCTGGAAGCCGCCAAGGGCGGTCCCCCCTCACGAAAGCGCGAGGCGATCGACGCGCGCTATCGCTGGGACCTGAGTGCAATCTTTTCCGACTGGAGCGCCTGGGAGACGGGCTGCAGCGCGCTCGAGGCCCAGCTTGGCGAGTATGGCGGTCTGAGCGGCACGCTGAGCCAAGGGCCCGCAGCGCTGCTGCAGGCGCTGGAGCTGGCGGATAGCATCGGCCAGCTTGCCTACCGCGTCTGGTATTACCCCGGTTTGATGTTCGATCAGGACCAGCGCGAGAACGCGATCGACGCCCGACGCCAGCGCGCGCAATGGCTGCTCGCACGGTCGAGCGAGGCGAGCGCCTGGTTCAACCCGGAGTTGCTGACGATCCCCCGCGCGACCCTCGAAGGCTGGTTAACCGAGCAAGCGCCCTTGCAGCGCTACCGCTTCGCCCTTTTCGAGGTCTACCGCCAGCAGGAGCACGTCCTGGACCAGGCAGGCGAGCAGTTGCTGGCGCTCGGGACGCAGCTCGCAAGCGCGCCCGATGAGGCCTATGCGGCGCTGGCGACGGCCGACATGCGCTTTCCTACCCTTCGCCTCTCGACGGGCGAGGAGGCGGTCATCACCCCGGGTCGCTATCGCGCGCTGCTGGCGCAGAGTCGTGACCAGGGCGATCGCGCGGCGGCCTTTCGCGCACACTACGGCTGCTACGAGCCCCAGCTCAACACCTACGCCGCGCTCTATCGTGGGGTGCTCGAGCGCGACTGGTTCCAGGCGCGGGCGCGACGGCATCGCAGCACGCTGCACGCCGCACTGCACGGCAACGACATCCCGCCGGCGGTGGTCGAGAACCTGATCGCCACGACGCGGGCGCACGTCGCGCCGCTGCAGCGCTATCACCGGCTGCGGCGGGCGACCCTTGGCCTGCCGCGGTACTTCCTCTACGACGGCGCCGTGGCCCTGGTCGCCGACGAGGGCGTCTATCGCTACGACGAGGCCGTCGAGCAGATCATCGACTCGGTCGCACCGCTTGGCGCGGCCTATTGCTCGCGGATGCGCGAGGCCTTCAGCGGCGGCTGGATCGACGTCTACGAGAACGAGGGCAAGCGCGCTGGAGCCTATTCGGCGCCTGTCTACGGCGTCCACCCCTACATGCTGCTGAACTACAACGACACGCTCGACGACGTCTTCACGCTCGCGCATGAGATGGGCCACGCGCTGCACACGCTGCTGGCTCACGAGCACCAGCCCTTCGTCTACTCGAGCTACACGATCTTCATCGCCGAGGTGGCCTCGACCCTCAACGAAGGCCTGCTGCTGCAGCATCTGCTGCGGACCCGCAGCACGCCCAGCGAGCGGGTGGTGCTGCTGCAGCGCGCGATCGACGGGATCTGTGGCACCTTCTACACGCAGGTGCTCTTCGCCGACTTCGAGCTGCAGGCACACCAGCGGCTAGAACGCGGTGAGGCGCTGACCGCAGAGGTGCTGAACGCGAGCTATCGCGAGCTGCTGCAACACTACTACGGCGACGCCATCGATCACGACGAGCGCTATGCGCTGACCTGGGCACGAATCCCGCACCTCTACCGCTCGCCCTACTACGTCTATCAATACGCCACCTGCTTCGCTTCCTCGGCTCAGCTCCTGACGGCGCTGCTACCGGCCGCGGGGGAAGACGCGCCGCAAGGCGCGGCCGAGCGCTACCTGAACCTCCTGCGCGCGGGCGGGAGCGATCAGCCGATGCTGCTGCTGCGGCGGGCTGGCGTCGACCTCGCGGAGGCCGACGCCGTGCAAGCCGTGCCCCGCCGGCTCGACGCGTTGATCGACCTGTTGGAGCAGGAGCTGCGGCAGCTCGCCGCCGCCTGA
- a CDS encoding SUF system Fe-S cluster assembly regulator — protein sequence MIRITKQADYGTLLLTHFAREREKPTLSARELARKARLPLPTVTKILKILAREGLLVSQRGVKGGYSLARRAEEITANEIVTALDGPVAITQCCDNATGCERELGCLARPNWQRIDQALREALGGVTLSDLAKPSAQTGAGRDAPVGAAATGTSELKAVLSHEAAGAVRQ from the coding sequence ATGATTCGGATCACCAAGCAGGCCGACTACGGCACCCTCCTGCTGACGCACTTCGCGCGCGAGCGCGAGAAGCCGACGCTGAGCGCGCGTGAGCTCGCGCGCAAGGCGCGGCTGCCGCTGCCGACGGTGACCAAGATCTTGAAGATCCTCGCGCGCGAGGGCCTGCTCGTCTCGCAGCGCGGGGTCAAGGGCGGCTACAGCCTGGCGCGGCGCGCGGAAGAGATCACCGCCAACGAGATCGTCACGGCGCTCGATGGGCCCGTGGCGATCACCCAATGCTGCGACAACGCTACTGGCTGCGAGCGCGAGCTGGGCTGCCTCGCGCGCCCGAATTGGCAGCGCATCGATCAGGCGCTGCGCGAGGCGCTCGGCGGCGTGACCTTGAGCGACCTGGCGAAGCCGAGCGCGCAGACCGGAGCAGGCCGCGACGCGCCGGTCGGCGCGGCCGCGACCGGCACGTCGGAGCTGAAAGCGGTGCTGTCACACGAAGCGGCGGGCGCGGTCCGCCAGTAG
- the sufB gene encoding Fe-S cluster assembly protein SufB translates to MSTDLIEQAAEQEYRWGFVTEIESDAIPPGLNEQTIKVISSKKQEPRWLLDWRLRAYRHWQTLRAPEWSNVRHEPIDFQAIVYYSAPRQQPRYSSWDEVDPKLIETYEKLGVPLEERAVLAGVAVDAVFDSVSVTTTFKGELAKQGVLFCSFSEAVREHPELVQRYLGSVVPHTDNFYAALNAAVFSDGSFVYIPPGVRCPMELSTYFRINAARTGQFERTLIVADRGSHVSYLEGCTAPQRDEHQLHAAVVELIALDDAEIKYSTVQNWYPGDEQGRGGVYNFVTKRGACRGARSKISWTQVETGSAITWKYPSVLLLGDHSVGEFYSVALTKGRQQADTGTKMLHLGRHTRSTIISKGISAGEGQNSYRGLVRVQPRAAHARNFSQCDSLLLGDRCGAHTFPYLECKNPTAQIEHEATTSKIGDDQLFYLQQRGIDRENAVSMLVNGFCKDVLRELPMEFAVEAQKLLGISLEGSVG, encoded by the coding sequence ATGAGCACGGACCTAATCGAGCAGGCCGCCGAGCAAGAGTACCGCTGGGGCTTCGTCACCGAGATCGAGTCCGACGCCATCCCGCCGGGCTTGAACGAGCAGACGATCAAAGTGATCTCCAGCAAGAAGCAGGAGCCGCGCTGGCTGCTGGACTGGCGGCTGCGCGCCTACCGCCACTGGCAAACGCTGCGCGCCCCGGAGTGGTCGAACGTGCGCCATGAGCCGATCGACTTCCAGGCGATCGTCTACTACTCAGCGCCGCGCCAACAGCCACGCTACAGCTCCTGGGACGAGGTCGACCCCAAGCTGATCGAGACCTACGAGAAGCTCGGCGTCCCCCTGGAGGAACGCGCCGTGCTCGCCGGCGTGGCAGTCGACGCTGTCTTCGACAGCGTCTCCGTCACCACGACCTTCAAGGGCGAGCTGGCCAAACAGGGGGTCCTCTTCTGCTCGTTCTCGGAGGCCGTGCGCGAGCATCCAGAGCTCGTCCAGCGCTATCTCGGCTCGGTCGTGCCCCATACGGACAACTTCTACGCGGCGCTCAACGCGGCCGTCTTCTCCGACGGCTCGTTCGTCTACATCCCGCCGGGCGTGCGCTGCCCGATGGAGCTGTCGACCTATTTCCGCATCAACGCGGCGCGAACCGGTCAGTTCGAGCGCACGCTGATCGTCGCCGATCGCGGCAGCCACGTCAGCTACCTCGAGGGCTGCACGGCGCCGCAGCGCGATGAGCACCAGCTCCACGCCGCCGTCGTCGAGCTGATCGCGCTCGACGACGCCGAGATCAAGTACTCGACCGTGCAGAACTGGTACCCGGGCGACGAGCAGGGGCGTGGCGGCGTCTACAACTTCGTCACCAAACGGGGGGCCTGTCGCGGCGCCCGCTCGAAGATCTCGTGGACCCAGGTGGAGACGGGATCGGCGATCACCTGGAAGTATCCGAGCGTGCTCTTGCTGGGCGACCATTCGGTTGGAGAGTTCTACTCGGTCGCCCTGACCAAGGGACGCCAGCAGGCGGACACCGGCACCAAGATGCTGCACCTCGGACGCCACACGCGCTCGACCATCATCTCCAAGGGCATCTCGGCGGGTGAGGGGCAGAACAGCTACCGGGGACTCGTGCGGGTGCAGCCACGCGCGGCGCATGCGCGGAACTTCTCGCAATGCGACTCGCTGCTGCTCGGCGATCGCTGCGGCGCGCACACCTTTCCCTATCTCGAGTGCAAGAACCCGACGGCGCAGATCGAGCACGAGGCGACGACCTCGAAGATCGGCGACGACCAGCTCTTCTATCTGCAGCAGCGCGGGATCGACCGCGAGAACGCGGTCTCGATGCTGGTCAACGGCTTCTGCAAGGACGTGCTGCGCGAGCTGCCGATGGAGTTCGCCGTCGAGGCGCAGAAGCTGCTCGGCATCAGCCTGGAAGGCAGCGTGGGATAG
- the sufC gene encoding Fe-S cluster assembly ATPase SufC, producing the protein MLEISGLQAAIGEQPILRGIDLKIGAGEVHAIMGPNGSGKTTLAQVLAGREDYSVTGGSVTFAGRDLLALNVEQRAREGLFLAFQYPVALPGVTSSYFLRTAVNAVRAHRGQEELSGKAFLERCRERMELLQMKPELLQRAVNDGFSGGEKKRHEILQLALLEPRLAVLDETDSGLDIDALQAVASGVNALRDPQRSFLVITHYQRLLDYIVPDYVHVLVGGRIVKSGGKELALHLEEHGYGWIVAPEAAAEASATAPA; encoded by the coding sequence ATGTTGGAAATCAGCGGACTGCAGGCGGCGATCGGCGAGCAGCCGATTCTGCGCGGCATCGACCTCAAGATCGGCGCGGGCGAGGTTCACGCGATCATGGGGCCCAATGGCTCAGGCAAGACGACGCTGGCGCAGGTCCTGGCGGGACGCGAGGACTACTCAGTCACCGGCGGCAGCGTGACCTTCGCCGGTCGCGACCTCCTCGCGCTCAACGTCGAGCAGCGGGCGCGTGAGGGGCTCTTCCTTGCGTTTCAATACCCTGTCGCGCTGCCGGGCGTGACCAGCAGCTACTTCCTGCGCACGGCGGTCAACGCCGTGCGGGCCCACCGCGGCCAGGAGGAGCTGTCGGGCAAGGCCTTCCTCGAGCGCTGTCGAGAGCGCATGGAGCTGCTGCAGATGAAGCCGGAGCTGCTGCAGCGCGCCGTCAATGACGGCTTCTCGGGCGGCGAAAAGAAGCGCCACGAGATCCTTCAGCTCGCGCTGCTGGAACCGCGTCTGGCCGTGCTCGACGAAACGGACTCCGGCCTCGACATCGACGCGCTGCAGGCGGTGGCGAGCGGCGTCAACGCGCTGCGCGATCCGCAGCGCTCATTTCTCGTGATCACGCACTACCAGCGCCTGCTCGACTACATCGTCCCCGACTACGTCCATGTGCTCGTCGGTGGTCGAATCGTCAAGTCCGGGGGCAAGGAGCTCGCACTGCACCTCGAGGAGCATGGCTACGGCTGGATCGTGGCGCCTGAGGCAGCGGCGGAAGCCAGCGCCACGGCGCCGGCCTGA
- the sufD gene encoding Fe-S cluster assembly protein SufD: MTDLAQHLRAERATLRSTESPAAPAWWEARRDEAMATLIARGWPTTAEENWKYTNIATVLQRGLPPAPPPSFTTPPAWALREPLPEAITLVFVDGHCLGPALGADALPAGVRVCSLRQALAEDHPAARAHLAQEPALAAQPLAAWSTTLARDGAFVYVPTGVTLAQPVRLACFTSRGAAERVVQLRSLLIAAPSSELAVIESYAAAPDAADVPCLVNSATELVVGANAGLAHYLLQRGGEAVTQLNTVQATQRADSRLRSLVCVLGGALVRNTIGTRLAGAGAQSALDGLFVAGGDAHVDNHTTVDHEQPRCTSNECYKGILDGAATGVFNGKVLVRPHAQQTDARQSNHNLLLSASATVNSKPQLEIFADDVKCSHGATIGQLDADALFFLRARGIDERAARSLLTWAFASEVFSRVPFAALRQQLAETVQQRLGLTGLTAA, translated from the coding sequence ATGACCGACCTCGCCCAACACCTGCGAGCCGAGCGCGCGACCCTGCGCAGCACCGAGAGTCCCGCGGCCCCCGCCTGGTGGGAGGCTCGCCGTGACGAGGCGATGGCGACGCTGATCGCGCGCGGCTGGCCCACCACGGCGGAGGAGAACTGGAAGTACACCAACATCGCGACCGTGCTGCAGCGTGGGCTGCCGCCGGCTCCTCCGCCTTCGTTCACGACCCCACCGGCCTGGGCCCTGCGCGAGCCGCTGCCCGAGGCGATCACCCTCGTCTTCGTCGATGGGCACTGTCTCGGCCCGGCCCTTGGCGCCGACGCCCTTCCGGCCGGCGTGCGCGTCTGTAGCCTGCGCCAGGCGTTGGCGGAGGATCATCCAGCCGCGCGCGCGCATCTCGCGCAGGAGCCGGCGCTCGCCGCCCAGCCGCTCGCTGCCTGGAGCACGACGTTGGCGCGCGATGGCGCCTTTGTCTATGTGCCGACGGGTGTCACCTTGGCCCAGCCGGTGCGGCTCGCCTGCTTCACCAGCCGCGGCGCCGCCGAGCGCGTCGTTCAGCTGCGCTCGCTGCTGATCGCCGCGCCTAGCAGCGAGCTGGCGGTGATCGAGAGCTACGCCGCCGCGCCCGACGCCGCCGACGTACCCTGCCTGGTCAACAGCGCGACCGAGCTGGTCGTCGGCGCCAACGCCGGGCTGGCGCACTACCTGCTGCAACGCGGCGGCGAGGCGGTGACGCAGCTCAACACGGTGCAGGCGACCCAGCGCGCCGATAGCAGGCTGCGCTCGCTGGTCTGCGTGCTCGGGGGCGCCCTGGTGCGCAACACCATCGGCACGCGCTTGGCCGGAGCCGGCGCGCAGAGCGCGCTCGACGGGCTCTTCGTCGCTGGCGGGGATGCGCATGTGGACAACCACACGACGGTCGATCATGAGCAGCCGCGCTGCACGAGCAACGAGTGCTACAAGGGGATCCTCGACGGCGCGGCGACGGGCGTGTTCAATGGCAAGGTGCTGGTGCGCCCACACGCCCAGCAGACGGATGCGCGACAGAGCAACCACAATTTGCTGCTCTCGGCGAGCGCCACGGTCAACAGTAAGCCCCAGCTCGAGATCTTCGCCGACGACGTCAAGTGCAGCCATGGCGCGACGATCGGTCAGCTCGACGCCGACGCGCTCTTCTTCCTCCGCGCGCGCGGCATCGACGAGCGGGCGGCGCGCAGCCTGCTGACCTGGGCCTTCGCCAGTGAGGTATTCTCGCGCGTGCCCTTCGCGGCGCTGCGGCAGCAGCTCGCGGAGACCGTGCAGCAGCGGCTGGGATTGACCGGGCTCACGGCGGCCTGA
- a CDS encoding cysteine desulfurase, whose translation MEAAASEEQTASKQSAEAWRPDAPGPLPAAFDVERWRADFPALAQRVNERRLVYLDSAASAQKPRAVITALAEFYEQDYANIHRGGHALGARATTAYELARQRVAAFVGADRSEEIVFVRGATEAINLVASSFGRMSLRAGDEVLVSEMEHHSNLLPWQQICRQVGATLKAIPIDDEGVLLLDALDRLLTTRTRIVAITHVSNVLGTINPIAQIARLAHARGAKILVDGAQAVVHQAVDVRALDCDFYTFSGHKLYGPMGIGVLYGKYELLQRLPPYQTGGGIVDQVRLEGSTFLDAPWRFEAGTPNVAGAVGLAAAIGYVERLGMAAINRYEQDLLAYATAALQTVPGLRLIGTAAAKAGVLSFTLNQVHPHDIGTLLDEQGIAVRVGHHCAQLLMQRLQLPATTRASLGLYNTQADLDALVAGLHKVLALFARPASSAGGSR comes from the coding sequence ATGGAAGCGGCGGCGTCCGAGGAGCAGACAGCGTCGAAACAGAGCGCCGAGGCCTGGCGGCCGGACGCGCCCGGCCCTCTGCCGGCGGCGTTCGACGTCGAGCGCTGGCGGGCAGACTTTCCAGCGCTAGCCCAGCGCGTCAACGAGCGCCGCCTGGTCTATCTGGACAGCGCGGCGAGCGCCCAGAAGCCTCGCGCGGTGATCACTGCGCTGGCGGAGTTCTACGAGCAGGACTACGCCAACATCCATCGTGGAGGGCACGCGCTCGGCGCGCGCGCGACCACCGCCTACGAGCTTGCGCGGCAGCGTGTTGCCGCCTTTGTCGGCGCCGACCGCAGCGAGGAGATCGTCTTCGTTCGCGGCGCAACGGAGGCGATCAATCTCGTCGCCTCGAGCTTCGGCCGCATGTCCTTGCGCGCGGGAGACGAGGTGCTCGTCAGCGAGATGGAGCACCATTCCAATCTGCTTCCGTGGCAGCAGATCTGCCGCCAGGTCGGCGCGACGCTCAAGGCGATTCCGATCGACGACGAGGGCGTGCTGCTGCTCGACGCGCTCGACCGCTTGCTGACCACGCGGACGCGGATCGTCGCCATCACTCACGTCTCCAACGTGCTGGGAACGATCAACCCGATCGCACAGATCGCGCGACTGGCCCATGCCCGCGGCGCCAAGATCCTCGTCGACGGCGCGCAGGCGGTGGTCCACCAGGCCGTCGACGTCCGCGCGCTCGACTGCGACTTCTATACCTTCTCGGGGCATAAGCTCTACGGCCCAATGGGCATCGGCGTGCTCTACGGCAAGTACGAGCTCCTGCAGCGCCTACCGCCCTACCAGACGGGTGGCGGCATCGTCGACCAGGTGCGGCTCGAGGGGTCGACCTTCCTCGATGCCCCGTGGCGCTTCGAGGCGGGCACGCCAAACGTGGCCGGCGCGGTCGGGCTCGCCGCGGCGATCGGCTACGTCGAGCGGCTCGGGATGGCGGCGATCAACCGCTATGAGCAGGACCTGCTCGCCTATGCGACCGCAGCGCTTCAGACCGTGCCGGGGCTGCGGCTGATCGGCACCGCCGCCGCCAAGGCCGGCGTCCTCTCGTTCACGTTGAACCAGGTGCACCCGCACGACATCGGCACCCTGCTCGACGAGCAGGGCATCGCCGTGCGCGTCGGTCACCACTGCGCCCAGCTCTTGATGCAACGGCTGCAGCTGCCTGCGACGACCCGCGCCTCCCTCGGGCTGTACAACACGCAGGCCGACCTCGACGCCCTGGTCGCCGGGCTGCACAAGGTCCTGGCCCTCTTCGCGCGGCCCGCCTCGAGCGCCGGAGGCTCGCGATGA
- a CDS encoding SUF system Fe-S cluster assembly protein, with amino-acid sequence MSWTAANKEPTAAQHDPGTAGEGLFCEESRADAVGAAAAGPGGADGAATSAERQAGPEATGAADPLAGNSALEAQIIEALRQIYDPEIPVNVYDLGLIYSIDVLPLGRVAVRMTLTSPACPVAGALPAEVEEGVRGVAGVADAAVELVWEPPWTMEMMTEDARLELNLF; translated from the coding sequence ATGAGCTGGACGGCCGCGAACAAGGAGCCCACCGCCGCGCAGCACGACCCCGGCACCGCCGGTGAAGGGCTCTTCTGCGAGGAGTCGCGGGCCGACGCCGTCGGCGCCGCAGCGGCAGGGCCCGGCGGCGCCGACGGCGCTGCAACGAGTGCAGAGCGGCAGGCGGGGCCCGAGGCCACGGGTGCAGCCGACCCGTTGGCGGGAAACTCGGCACTCGAGGCGCAGATCATCGAGGCCCTGCGGCAGATCTATGATCCTGAGATACCCGTCAACGTCTACGACCTCGGCCTGATCTACAGCATCGACGTGCTGCCACTGGGCCGTGTCGCGGTCCGCATGACCCTGACCTCGCCGGCTTGTCCCGTGGCCGGCGCCTTGCCGGCCGAGGTCGAGGAGGGTGTCCGTGGCGTTGCGGGCGTCGCCGATGCCGCCGTCGAGCTCGTCTGGGAGCCGCCGTGGACGATGGAGATGATGACCGAAGACGCGCGGCTAGAACTGAACCTGTTCTAG
- a CDS encoding nucleotidyltransferase domain-containing protein: protein MVTSPPPLPNERLRRLLRAQAADRRLLHVAVLGPHGCGFGSAQAPFELKGIYIEPTENLVGLLEPPRATNWVGEFEGLRVDYSACEVGHALRALLRGDGSVLERILAPEQLVHSAELATLRSHVAGVICQRYFGHYSHLARSLRALVEGARMPSFLHVLGGCRAALTGGHLLRSGELLLSLPALALRYDLQAEVGPLIEQSRRDDAALVEPDGRAIKLLLRLQAFLEESSDLTDLPPDPLQPAPVEQFLLELRRRFFDAITVESAAPSSALAGPTPESPSPPDPGASGRRS from the coding sequence TGGTCACGTCCCCGCCCCCGCTGCCCAATGAGCGCCTCCGCCGCCTCTTGCGCGCGCAAGCCGCCGACCGGCGGCTCTTACACGTGGCGGTGCTGGGTCCGCACGGCTGCGGCTTCGGCAGCGCGCAGGCGCCCTTTGAGCTCAAGGGCATCTACATCGAGCCCACCGAGAACCTGGTCGGGCTGCTCGAGCCACCACGCGCGACGAATTGGGTCGGGGAGTTCGAGGGCCTGCGCGTCGACTACTCTGCCTGCGAGGTTGGCCACGCGCTGCGCGCGCTCCTGCGGGGCGACGGTTCCGTGCTCGAGCGGATTTTGGCGCCAGAGCAGCTCGTCCACAGCGCCGAGCTGGCGACGCTGCGCTCGCACGTGGCGGGCGTCATCTGTCAGCGCTACTTTGGACACTACAGCCACCTCGCGCGCAGCCTGCGCGCGCTCGTCGAGGGGGCCCGGATGCCGTCGTTCTTGCATGTCCTTGGCGGTTGTCGCGCGGCTCTGACCGGCGGCCATCTGCTGCGCAGCGGGGAGCTCCTGCTCAGCTTGCCGGCCCTCGCGCTGCGCTACGACCTGCAGGCGGAGGTCGGACCGCTGATCGAGCAGAGCCGTCGCGACGACGCTGCGCTCGTCGAGCCTGATGGTCGCGCGATCAAGCTGCTGCTGCGGCTACAGGCCTTCCTCGAGGAGTCCAGCGACCTGACTGACCTGCCGCCCGATCCGCTCCAGCCGGCGCCGGTCGAGCAGTTTCTCCTCGAGCTGCGCCGGCGCTTCTTCGACGCGATTACCGTCGAAAGCGCTGCCCCGAGCAGCGCGCTCGCGGGGCCCACGCCAGAATCCCCTTCGCCGCCGGATCCAGGGGCGAGCGGGCGTCGGAGCTAG